A window from Urocitellus parryii isolate mUroPar1 chromosome 1, mUroPar1.hap1, whole genome shotgun sequence encodes these proteins:
- the LOC144254470 gene encoding olfactory receptor 14C36-like, producing MANATMVTEFLLLGYPDGWDLSFLYFTIFSMTYLGTLLGNLLIITVTTADQHLHTPMYFFLRNLSILDVCYISITVPNACVNTLTGNWAISVPGCATQIFLVIFCACVEYLFLTIMAWDRYVAICQPLQYPLIIDAQFCVRMTLASLLSGLLYACMHTGNTFRLSFCQSNVVHQFFCDVPSLLRLSCSDTTSNMVLLLFSAVVVCGGCFLFIAVSYIRIFSAVLKFPTRAPGKAFSTCTPHILVFSLFFSSGTAVYLRSSATSDTLQDLVLSAFYTMVPPFLNPLIYSLRNKQVKDAVRRVMVRQLFSGK from the coding sequence ATGGCCAATGCTACCATGGTAACTGAATTTCTCCTCCTGGGCTATCCTGATGGCTGGGATCTGAGTTTCCTCTATTTCACTATATTCTCCATGACCTACCTGGGGACCTTGTTAGGGAACCTTCTCATCATCACTGTCACCACTGCTGACCAGcacctgcacacacccatgtacttcttcctcaggaaCCTGTCCATCTTGGACGTGTGCTACATTTCCATCACTGTCCCCAATGCCTGTGTCAACACTCTCACTGGCAACTGGGCAATTTCAGTGCCTGGCTGTGCAACACAGATCTTCTTGGTCATTTTCTGCGCATGTGTTGAATATCTGTTTCTCACCATCATGGCCTgggaccgctatgtggccatctgccagccCCTCCAGTACCCCCTCATCATTGACGCCCAGTTTTGTGTCCGAATGACTCTAGCTTCCCTACTCAGTGGTCTGCTGTATGCATGTATGCACACTGGGAACACATTCCGGCTGTCCTTCTGCCAGTCAAACGTTGTCCACCAGTTCTTCTGTGATGTCCCCTCTCTGCTGAGGCTCTCTTGTTCTGACACCACCAGCAACATggtcctccttcttttctctgctGTGGTTGTTTGTGGTGGCtgcttcctttttattgctgtgtcATACATTCGCATATTTTCTGCTGTGCTGAAATTTCCCACCAGAGCCCCAgggaaggccttctccacctgcaccccTCACATCCTCGTGTTTTCCTTGTTCTTCAGTTCTGGCACAGCTGTGTacctgaggtcctcagcaacctCTGACACCCTCCAGGACCTGGTTCTTTCTGCCTTTTACACCATGGTTCCTCCCTTCCTGAATCCTCTCATCTACAGTCTCAGGAACAAGCAGGTAAAGGATGCTGTGAGGAGAGTAATGGTTAGACAATTGTTCTCAGGGAAATGA